A region from the Streptomyces sp. NBC_01445 genome encodes:
- a CDS encoding AIPR family protein — MTSAQNNDQRLLDRILEDQHRKLAPEKSRDDFFTFFAADKALQDWDLDTDEIMDGIVDGAHDCGIDGIWTFVDERYITADAHQFLPSRAGKIELVILQAKNTSGYQETVIEKLHFHLPALLDMSRDEDDLASHTNARLLDRTRRFLHILEELASSFPQVRIKVIYASKASEAPHPNVKAKGDRLRREIAKITSDSEATIEYLNAADLRERTARGAKAVAQLVFTETPMSTSLGEGYVCLARLDEYYRFITSGNEALRLELFESNVRDYAGSTAVNNAIGETLKSGTGEDFWWFNNGVTVVADAAQIAGKRIVVKEPQIVNGLQTSHEIYSYFQSGGQHRDRSLLVKVVVAPESGTARDRIIRATNSQTQLPAGALRATESIQKDIEESLTHAGGYYYERRASYYRNLGFPLERVVSMSRLAREFTAFVQHEPHTALRHSDALLLDDQHYTQIFSSRHDLDIYRLCLDVHTRLRMFLTRYAEDRPLLGDSLENWLYPLASMSAYTLTRLRQPTTRDLLNIDLAHLSDDLMTRMTGTLEQNFKSALRHSKAGGVDRIARTPDFTTKLRQAIISQSRYHIER, encoded by the coding sequence ATGACGTCGGCCCAAAACAATGACCAGCGGCTGCTGGACCGCATCCTGGAGGACCAACACCGAAAGCTGGCGCCTGAGAAGAGCCGCGACGACTTCTTTACCTTCTTTGCTGCCGACAAAGCACTGCAGGACTGGGATCTCGACACCGACGAGATCATGGACGGCATCGTGGACGGGGCGCACGACTGCGGCATCGACGGCATCTGGACCTTCGTGGACGAGCGCTACATCACCGCCGACGCTCATCAGTTCCTGCCGTCGCGGGCGGGGAAGATCGAGCTGGTGATCCTGCAGGCGAAAAACACCTCGGGCTACCAGGAAACCGTAATCGAGAAGCTGCACTTCCATCTGCCCGCGCTGCTGGACATGAGCCGCGACGAGGACGACCTGGCCAGCCACACCAACGCCAGACTCCTGGACCGCACACGGCGCTTCCTGCACATCCTCGAAGAACTGGCGTCCTCCTTCCCCCAGGTCCGCATCAAGGTGATCTATGCCAGCAAAGCATCCGAGGCGCCGCACCCGAATGTGAAGGCCAAGGGCGACCGGTTACGCAGGGAAATCGCGAAGATCACCTCCGATTCCGAGGCCACCATCGAGTACCTCAACGCCGCAGATCTACGCGAGCGCACCGCCCGGGGTGCCAAAGCTGTCGCACAACTGGTCTTCACCGAGACCCCGATGAGCACCTCGCTCGGCGAGGGGTACGTGTGCCTGGCACGCCTGGACGAGTACTACCGCTTCATCACGTCCGGCAACGAGGCGTTGCGGCTGGAGCTGTTCGAGTCGAACGTGCGCGACTACGCAGGGTCCACCGCGGTGAACAACGCCATCGGTGAGACCCTCAAGTCCGGGACCGGCGAGGACTTCTGGTGGTTCAACAACGGTGTCACGGTGGTCGCGGACGCCGCCCAGATCGCCGGCAAGAGGATCGTCGTCAAGGAGCCCCAGATCGTCAACGGGCTGCAGACTAGTCACGAAATCTACAGCTATTTCCAAAGCGGCGGCCAGCACCGTGACCGCTCGCTCCTGGTCAAGGTCGTCGTCGCCCCCGAGTCCGGCACCGCCCGTGACCGCATCATCCGAGCCACCAACAGTCAGACACAGCTGCCTGCCGGTGCCCTGCGGGCTACCGAATCCATCCAGAAGGATATCGAGGAGAGCCTCACGCACGCCGGCGGCTACTACTACGAACGCCGCGCCAGCTACTACCGCAACCTCGGCTTCCCACTTGAACGGGTTGTCAGCATGTCCCGTCTGGCACGGGAGTTCACGGCCTTCGTCCAGCATGAGCCGCACACGGCGTTGCGGCACTCCGATGCCCTGCTGCTGGATGATCAGCACTACACCCAGATCTTCTCGTCCCGACACGACCTGGACATCTACCGCCTCTGCCTCGATGTCCACACCAGGCTGCGCATGTTCCTCACCCGGTACGCCGAAGACCGGCCGCTGCTGGGCGATTCCCTGGAGAACTGGCTCTATCCCCTGGCCTCCATGTCCGCCTACACCCTCACCCGGCTGCGCCAGCCCACCACACGAGATCTCCTCAACATCGACCTCGCCCACCTCAGCGACGACCTGATG